A stretch of Pirellulales bacterium DNA encodes these proteins:
- a CDS encoding DUF1328 domain-containing protein: MLYWAAVFFVVAIIAAVFGFGGIAVGAAEIAKVLFFVFLVLFVISLVFGGLRRGPMV; encoded by the coding sequence ATGTTATATTGGGCAGCCGTATTCTTCGTGGTGGCGATTATCGCCGCCGTATTTGGCTTTGGCGGCATCGCGGTCGGCGCCGCGGAGATCGCTAAGGTACTGTTCTTCGTGTTCCTGGTGCTGTTTGTCATCAGCCTCGTGTTCGGCGGACTGCGCCGAGGCCCGATGGTGTAG